A single genomic interval of Bradyrhizobium japonicum USDA 6 harbors:
- a CDS encoding LysR family transcriptional regulator: MDRIDCLRAFVRALEGGSFSAAAKELGIGQPAISKRIAMLESEFGTQLFSRTTRTLKPTAEAHRIYDLARQILDSFDMARSSVEQAAPRPTGTLRIGVPSSFGRRYMMPVIAEYVRNYPEVRVDIRFSERFVNLVEEGIELALRIGNLEASTLVARRLGTVQRHLVATPTYLHGRPLPRTPDDLSAHQCIVYSRMSPAQQWAFESEHGRHVASINGPIHVDDADAMQEATMQHLGIAILPEWNAAEGLRSGELEHVLPDYTIAALPLHAVYPETQWMSLRARSFLDLLVDRAEHFTPAPSHTPAAGAGG; this comes from the coding sequence ATGGACCGGATCGATTGCCTGCGCGCTTTCGTTCGCGCCCTGGAGGGCGGCAGCTTCTCGGCCGCGGCCAAGGAGCTCGGGATCGGCCAGCCCGCGATCAGCAAGCGCATTGCGATGCTTGAAAGCGAATTCGGCACGCAGCTGTTTTCGCGCACGACGCGCACGCTGAAGCCGACGGCCGAGGCGCACCGGATCTACGATCTCGCGCGGCAGATCCTCGACAGCTTCGACATGGCGCGGTCGAGTGTCGAACAGGCCGCGCCACGCCCGACCGGCACGCTCCGGATCGGCGTGCCGTCGTCGTTCGGACGGCGCTACATGATGCCCGTCATCGCCGAGTACGTTCGGAATTATCCGGAAGTGCGGGTCGACATCCGCTTCAGCGAGCGGTTCGTCAATCTGGTGGAAGAAGGCATCGAGCTGGCGCTGCGCATTGGAAACCTGGAGGCGAGCACGCTGGTCGCCCGCCGGCTCGGGACCGTGCAGCGCCATCTGGTTGCAACACCCACCTATCTGCACGGCCGCCCGCTGCCGCGGACGCCTGACGATCTCAGCGCGCACCAGTGCATCGTCTATTCACGGATGTCGCCGGCGCAGCAATGGGCCTTCGAATCCGAGCATGGCCGTCACGTCGCATCGATCAACGGGCCCATTCACGTCGACGACGCCGATGCGATGCAGGAGGCGACGATGCAGCATCTCGGCATCGCGATCCTGCCCGAATGGAATGCCGCGGAGGGGCTTCGCAGCGGCGAGCTCGAACATGTGCTTCCGGACTACACCATCGCTGCGCTGCCCCTGCACGCGGTCTATCCGGAGACGCAGTGGATGTCGCTGCGCGCGCGAAGCTTTCTGGATCTCCTGGTCGACCGCGCCGAGCATTTCACGCCGGCCCCGTCGCATACCCCCGCCGCCGGCGCAGGCGGTTGA